Sequence from the Clostridium botulinum genome:
ATGTCTCTTAAGCATATCATTTATAGCTTTTCTAAGAATTCCAGTACCTTTTCCATGTACTATAGTCACTTCCCCTAGGTTACCCATGTAAGCGTCATCTAAATACTTATCTACTCTATAGCAAGCTTCTTCTGCATCTAAACCTCTTAAATCTATACGATTTTCAACTTTACTAAAATGTAATTTTAATTCTCTCTTTTTCTTTACCTTTTCAACTTTAGATTGTTTAGTTTTTCTAAGATCCTTTAACTTAACTGAAATTTTCATAATTCCAGCTTCAACTTGTACTTCCCCTCTATTATCAGGCATAGAAATTACTACAACAGTTTGATTTAAAGATGGTAAAAATGCTTCCATTCCTAAAGCTACCTTTTCAAGTACTTCACCATCGTTTTCTTTCATCTTATATAGATTCTTTTCTTTTTCTTCTAAACTATCTTTAAGTTTTTTACGTTCTTCTTCTAATCTTTGTCTTCCGCCACTTCCAATGCCAAGCTTTTCAAGTTCTCTCATAGCTTTTAATATTTCATCAGCTTCATCTTTTGCATTAGCTACTATCTTTTTAGCTTCTTCTCTAGCATCCATATAAGCTTTATCTTTAACTTTTTCAAGTCTTTCAAGTTTTTGTTCATATTTTTTCTTTAAGTTATCTGCCTCATCCTTAATAACTTTAGCATCTCTCGCATCTTTTTTAGCAATAATGCTTTTTTCTTGAAGATTTCTTATTAAGCCTTCAAACTCTAAATTTTCTTTAGACATATAATTTTTTGCACAGTCTATAACTTCTTTTCCAAGTCCTATTCTTTTAGAAATCTCAAATGCATTAGATTTTCCTGGAACTCCAATTAATAACCTATATGTAGGTCTTAATGTATTAATATCAAACTCTACAGATGCATTCTCAACTCGCTCTTTATTTAATGCATATGCCTTTAATTCACTATAATGAGTTGTTGCTATTAGTTTTGCACCTTTGCTACTTAAATTTTCTATAATAGCTATTGCAAGTGCTGCACCTTCTGCTGGGTCAGTTCCTCCACCTAATTCATCAAACAAAATAAGTGATTGTCTATTATCATATTCCATGATATTTACTATATTAGTTAAATGAGATGAAAATGTTGATAAACTTTGTTCAATACTTTGTTCATCTCCTATGTCAGCAAATACTTCCTTAAAAAATGATACCGATGAATTAGAACTTGCAGGTATAAGAAGTCCACTCAGTGCCATTATATGAAGTAATCCCACTGTTTTTAATGTAACAGTTTTACCACCTGTATTAGGTCCAGTTATCATTAAAGTATCAAATTCATCACCTAAAACAACATCTAAAGGTACAACTTTATCTTTTTCAATTAAAGGATGTCTACCAGACATTATGTTAAATATTCCGTCATCTCTTACCATAGGTTTTATTGCATTTAATTCACATGCGTATTTACCCTTTGAAAAAATAAAATCTAAATTAGTAAGTATTTTAAAATTACTCTCACAGTGTTCTGCATTCATTTTTACTTTTAATGACAATGCAGAAAGTACCCTATCTATTTCAGCCTTTTCTTTTAACATAAGTTCTTTTATTTCATTATTTAAATTAACTAACCCCATAGGTTCTATAAAAAGAGTGGCTCCTGTTGAACTCTGATCATGTACAAGTCCTGGAACTGAACTCTTATATTCAGCCTTTACTGGAATTACATATCTATCTCCTCTTATTGTATATAAAGAATCTTGTAAATACTTTGAATTACTTCTAACTATTGAATTTATTTTTTCTCTTACTGAAGAATT
This genomic interval carries:
- a CDS encoding endonuclease MutS2, with amino-acid sequence MNKRSLRVLEFNKVKEMLKKYAYSSSAKKLVDELVPYDNTYEINNRLEESNEALEILMKKGNPPIEGLCDIGDILQRAKKGGTLTPEQLLKVLGMLTATRRMQEFFKREDQEVSFPKLEDLAYILAPINDLEKEIERSILSEDEVSDNASTTLYNIRRSLKEKNSSVREKINSIVRSNSKYLQDSLYTIRGDRYVIPVKAEYKSSVPGLVHDQSSTGATLFIEPMGLVNLNNEIKELMLKEKAEIDRVLSALSLKVKMNAEHCESNFKILTNLDFIFSKGKYACELNAIKPMVRDDGIFNIMSGRHPLIEKDKVVPLDVVLGDEFDTLMITGPNTGGKTVTLKTVGLLHIMALSGLLIPASSNSSVSFFKEVFADIGDEQSIEQSLSTFSSHLTNIVNIMEYDNRQSLILFDELGGGTDPAEGAALAIAIIENLSSKGAKLIATTHYSELKAYALNKERVENASVEFDINTLRPTYRLLIGVPGKSNAFEISKRIGLGKEVIDCAKNYMSKENLEFEGLIRNLQEKSIIAKKDARDAKVIKDEADNLKKKYEQKLERLEKVKDKAYMDAREEAKKIVANAKDEADEILKAMRELEKLGIGSGGRQRLEEERKKLKDSLEEKEKNLYKMKENDGEVLEKVALGMEAFLPSLNQTVVVISMPDNRGEVQVEAGIMKISVKLKDLRKTKQSKVEKVKKKRELKLHFSKVENRIDLRGLDAEEACYRVDKYLDDAYMGNLGEVTIVHGKGTGILRKAINDMLKRHVHVKNYRLGGYGEGGDGATIVELK